A portion of the Streptomyces coeruleoprunus genome contains these proteins:
- a CDS encoding glycosyltransferase has product MTIKTFLGPGTDRPQELAAAKRACTTATGAPVRISVVVPARNCASTIEGVVAPVVEDLREAGAIDEVLVVDHDSTDDTARRAARVGARVVAFSSAGPTVRIPDSGKGSVMWKGVWASHGDIVVFVDGDHLRFDSSKVSRLVGPLLRDASLQHVRAFYDDYEGGRTTETMARPMLSLLHPELGGMRQPLSGEHATRRSALARLVFPAGWGTEFSILDQIARRYGAPAIGQVDLHYKEHVKGDWAHISLQAFELLYVALRTELRAQGRELPEHWGSVVMTPADQPGEVVRRPARTQELPPLVSLPDWPERERLRLTWPGASASATLPS; this is encoded by the coding sequence GTGACGATCAAGACTTTTCTCGGGCCCGGCACGGACCGCCCCCAGGAGCTCGCCGCGGCCAAGCGGGCCTGCACGACGGCCACCGGCGCTCCCGTCCGGATCTCCGTCGTCGTCCCCGCCCGGAACTGTGCCTCCACCATCGAAGGCGTGGTGGCGCCGGTCGTGGAGGACCTGAGGGAGGCCGGGGCGATCGACGAGGTCCTGGTCGTCGACCACGACTCCACCGACGACACCGCACGCCGCGCGGCCCGCGTGGGGGCCCGCGTGGTCGCGTTCTCCTCGGCGGGACCGACCGTGCGCATCCCGGACTCCGGCAAGGGCTCCGTGATGTGGAAGGGCGTCTGGGCGAGCCACGGCGACATCGTCGTCTTCGTCGACGGGGACCACCTGCGATTCGACTCCTCGAAGGTCTCCCGGCTGGTCGGACCGCTGCTGCGGGACGCCTCCCTCCAGCACGTACGGGCGTTCTACGACGACTACGAGGGCGGCCGGACCACCGAGACCATGGCCCGCCCCATGCTGTCGCTGCTCCACCCGGAGCTGGGCGGCATGCGCCAGCCCCTCAGCGGCGAGCACGCCACGCGGCGCTCGGCGCTGGCCCGTCTCGTCTTCCCCGCCGGCTGGGGCACCGAGTTCTCGATCCTCGACCAGATCGCCCGCCGCTACGGCGCCCCGGCCATCGGCCAGGTCGACCTCCACTACAAGGAGCACGTCAAGGGCGACTGGGCGCACATCTCGCTCCAGGCCTTCGAACTGCTGTACGTGGCCCTGCGTACGGAGCTCCGCGCCCAGGGCCGCGAGCTGCCCGAGCACTGGGGCAGCGTCGTCATGACGCCGGCCGACCAGCCCGGCGAGGTGGTCCGGCGCCCGGCCCGCACGCAGGAACTGCCCCCGCTGGTCAGCCTGCCGGACTGGCCGGAACGGGAACGCCTGCGCCTCACCTGGCCGGGCGCCTCGGCATCGGCGACGCTGCCCTCCTGA
- a CDS encoding TetR/AcrR family transcriptional regulator — MPKRVDHAQRRTEIADALVRVAGRQGLHAVGMRDVAAEAGVSLRLVQYYFETKEKLLLFGLRQLAERFGERVAARVRAAGDDPGPRAVIEALLMAALPVDEESRTFHHLYTSYAVLAVHDEALAAQPFIKDPDAAEDAVARLLRQAEEADLLRPGVDPGLEAAGLLAMSAGLGTGVLVGQRTPESAVAVLDHSLNRIFRAAGRRGGEEPGD; from the coding sequence ATGCCCAAGCGCGTGGACCATGCACAGCGGCGCACGGAGATCGCCGACGCGCTCGTCCGGGTCGCCGGGCGGCAGGGGCTGCACGCCGTCGGGATGCGCGACGTGGCCGCGGAGGCGGGCGTTTCGCTGCGGTTGGTGCAGTACTACTTCGAGACCAAGGAGAAGCTGCTGCTCTTCGGACTGCGGCAGCTGGCCGAGCGGTTCGGCGAGCGGGTGGCGGCGCGGGTGCGCGCCGCGGGCGACGACCCGGGGCCGCGCGCGGTGATCGAGGCGCTGCTGATGGCGGCACTGCCGGTGGACGAGGAGAGCCGCACGTTCCACCACCTGTACACCTCGTACGCCGTGCTGGCCGTGCACGACGAGGCGCTCGCCGCCCAGCCGTTCATCAAGGACCCCGACGCCGCCGAGGACGCCGTCGCGCGACTCCTCCGGCAGGCCGAGGAGGCGGACCTGCTCCGGCCCGGCGTCGATCCGGGCCTGGAGGCGGCGGGTCTGCTCGCGATGTCCGCGGGGCTCGGCACCGGCGTCCTGGTCGGCCAGCGCACCCCGGAATCCGCGGTCGCCGTTCTGGACCACAGCCTGAACCGGATCTTCCGCGCCGCCGGGCGGCGCGGCGGCGAGGAGCCGGGCGACTGA
- a CDS encoding alpha/beta fold hydrolase, which translates to MPKTAARTQPDVGRYVTDAWRDRYFTACDAVYALGARAVAEEDVETSFGTTHVYRYEPADPAARARTPVVLVHGAGSCSAMWYPNTPALSAERPVYAIDTPGDPGRSVQRAPIHRPDRAAQWLDETLAGLGLDRVHLVGASYGGWLTLNQAHRRPGRLASATLLDPGGLEKVGLRFFAWIFASLLATFAPKALRPRLAAWLEQPVLIVPELRTMIRLGVRAYRVRRPAPLPLSDDELAGIRTPLYLVLGKRSLLVHPQRQAERVPRLIAGARAEIVTGTGHGPQIDHAEEVNRRMLAFMSSVD; encoded by the coding sequence GTGCCGAAGACCGCTGCCCGCACCCAGCCCGATGTCGGCCGCTATGTGACCGACGCCTGGCGCGACCGCTACTTCACGGCGTGCGACGCCGTCTACGCGCTGGGCGCCCGCGCCGTCGCGGAAGAGGACGTGGAGACCTCCTTCGGCACCACGCACGTCTACCGCTACGAGCCCGCCGACCCGGCCGCCCGGGCCCGCACCCCCGTCGTCCTGGTGCACGGGGCCGGGTCCTGCTCCGCCATGTGGTACCCGAACACGCCCGCGCTCAGCGCCGAACGCCCCGTCTACGCGATCGACACGCCCGGTGATCCGGGCCGGAGCGTCCAGCGCGCGCCCATCCACCGGCCCGACCGCGCCGCGCAGTGGCTGGACGAGACGCTCGCCGGACTGGGGCTCGACCGCGTGCACCTCGTCGGCGCCTCGTACGGCGGCTGGCTGACCCTCAATCAGGCGCACCGCAGGCCGGGTCGCCTGGCCTCGGCGACCCTGCTCGACCCCGGGGGCCTGGAGAAGGTCGGGCTGCGGTTCTTCGCCTGGATCTTCGCCAGCCTCCTCGCGACGTTCGCGCCCAAGGCGCTGCGCCCACGCCTCGCGGCCTGGCTGGAGCAGCCGGTCCTCATCGTGCCGGAGCTGCGCACGATGATCAGGCTCGGCGTCCGCGCGTACCGCGTCCGGCGCCCGGCGCCGCTCCCCCTGTCCGACGACGAACTGGCCGGCATCCGGACCCCGCTCTACCTGGTGCTCGGCAAGCGCAGCCTCCTGGTGCACCCGCAGCGGCAGGCGGAACGCGTGCCGCGCCTGATAGCGGGTGCGCGGGCGGAGATCGTCACGGGCACCGGTCACGGCCCGCAGATCGACCACGCGGAGGAGGTCAACCGCCGGATGCTCGCCTTCATGTCGTCCGTCGACTGA
- a CDS encoding flavin monoamine oxidase family protein has translation MNQDRSTAVDSATKSSSPSSLSRRRFATGTAVVAAAGLGAGLTAASTSGAVPTARASSRSTADWETCLGVARALLVLDGDSQPLVPRYAEILHRSGLPRARATARKKVLVIGAGPAGLVAAGLLRDAGHEVTVLEANGNRAGGRIKTFRTGGHEKAAQPFADPRQYAEAGAMRIPASHPLVMGLIDKLGLERRRFHYVDVDADGRAALRTWINVNGVRMRRADYLAAPRKVNRTFGVPAAYLDKPAGTILREALAPVRAEFAVRRPDGTWEEKPLPQRVEGWARVVQRFGDWSMYRFLTEYAKLDERTVDLIGTLENLTSRLPLAFLHSFITTSLISPDTAFWELEGGTAVLPDALLRPLRDRVRFDRRVTRIEFWDPSGAAGTRHVRPDGPRVWVDTVSEGRGGKVVREQFTADRAVVTVPFSGLRHVQVAPLMSYGKRRAVTELHYDSATKVLLEFSRRWWEFGEDDWKRELEAVRPGLYDAYRTGRPADDGSLLGAHPSVPRGHISEAQRVHYAAARWASRDQPEAVEVIGGGSVSDNPNRFMFHPSHPVPGSAGGVVLASYSWADDALRWDSLDDDARYPYALGGMQQVYGQRIEVFYTGAGRTQSWLRDPYAYGEASVLLPGQHTELLRWTGTPEGPLHFAGDHTSVKPAWIEGALESAVRAALEVHLA, from the coding sequence ATGAACCAAGATCGCTCGACTGCTGTCGACAGCGCCACGAAATCCTCCTCCCCGTCCTCCCTCTCCCGGCGGCGGTTCGCCACCGGTACGGCGGTGGTCGCCGCCGCCGGGCTGGGGGCCGGCCTCACCGCCGCGAGCACCTCAGGAGCCGTGCCAACGGCCAGGGCGTCGTCCAGAAGCACCGCCGACTGGGAGACCTGCCTGGGCGTCGCCCGTGCGCTTCTCGTCCTGGACGGCGACAGCCAGCCTCTGGTGCCGCGTTACGCGGAGATCCTGCACCGGTCCGGGCTGCCGCGCGCCCGGGCCACGGCCCGTAAGAAGGTCCTCGTGATCGGGGCCGGCCCGGCCGGGCTCGTGGCCGCGGGGCTGCTGCGGGACGCCGGGCACGAGGTGACCGTCCTGGAGGCCAACGGCAATCGGGCCGGGGGCCGTATCAAGACGTTCCGCACCGGCGGCCACGAGAAGGCGGCCCAGCCCTTCGCCGATCCGCGCCAGTACGCGGAGGCCGGGGCGATGCGCATCCCCGCCAGCCACCCGCTGGTCATGGGCCTCATCGACAAACTCGGCCTGGAGCGGCGCCGTTTCCACTACGTCGACGTGGACGCCGACGGCAGGGCGGCCCTGCGGACCTGGATCAACGTCAACGGCGTCCGCATGCGCCGGGCCGACTACCTGGCCGCGCCGCGCAAGGTGAACCGGACCTTCGGCGTGCCCGCCGCGTACCTCGACAAGCCGGCGGGGACGATCCTGCGCGAGGCCCTCGCCCCCGTGCGGGCCGAGTTCGCGGTGCGCCGCCCGGACGGGACGTGGGAGGAGAAGCCGCTCCCGCAGCGTGTCGAGGGCTGGGCGCGGGTCGTGCAGCGGTTCGGGGACTGGTCGATGTACCGGTTCCTGACCGAGTACGCGAAGCTGGACGAGCGCACAGTCGATCTGATCGGCACGCTGGAGAACCTCACGTCGCGGCTGCCGCTGGCCTTCCTCCACAGCTTCATCACCACCTCGCTGATCAGCCCCGACACGGCCTTCTGGGAGCTGGAGGGCGGGACGGCCGTCCTGCCGGACGCGCTGCTGCGGCCGCTGCGGGACCGGGTCCGGTTCGACCGGCGGGTGACCCGGATCGAGTTCTGGGACCCGTCGGGCGCGGCCGGGACCCGGCACGTGCGGCCGGACGGCCCGCGGGTGTGGGTCGACACCGTGTCGGAGGGCCGCGGCGGGAAGGTGGTGCGCGAGCAGTTCACCGCCGACCGGGCGGTCGTCACCGTGCCGTTCTCCGGCCTCCGGCACGTGCAGGTCGCGCCCCTGATGTCGTACGGGAAACGCCGGGCCGTCACCGAGCTGCACTACGACAGCGCGACCAAGGTGCTGCTCGAGTTCAGCCGGCGGTGGTGGGAGTTCGGCGAGGACGACTGGAAGCGGGAGCTGGAGGCCGTACGGCCCGGCCTGTACGACGCGTACCGCACGGGCCGGCCCGCCGACGACGGCAGTCTGCTGGGCGCCCACCCGTCCGTGCCGCGCGGCCACATCTCGGAGGCGCAGCGCGTCCACTACGCCGCCGCGCGCTGGGCGTCCCGGGACCAGCCGGAGGCGGTGGAGGTCATCGGCGGCGGGTCGGTCAGCGACAACCCCAACCGCTTCATGTTCCACCCCTCCCACCCGGTGCCCGGGAGTGCGGGCGGTGTCGTGCTGGCCTCGTACAGCTGGGCCGACGACGCGCTGCGCTGGGACTCGCTCGACGACGACGCCCGCTACCCGTACGCGTTGGGCGGCATGCAGCAGGTGTACGGGCAGCGGATCGAGGTGTTCTACACCGGGGCGGGCCGTACGCAGAGCTGGCTGCGCGACCCGTACGCGTACGGCGAGGCGTCGGTGCTGCTGCCGGGTCAGCACACCGAGCTGCTGCGGTGGACGGGCACCCCGGAGGGGCCGCTGCACTTCGCGGGTGACCACACGTCGGTGAAGCCGGCGTGGATCGAGGGCGCGCTGGAGTCGGCCGTACGGGCCGCGCTGGAGGTGCACCTGGCCTGA